The proteins below come from a single Gemmatimonadaceae bacterium genomic window:
- the msrB gene encoding peptide-methionine (R)-S-oxide reductase MsrB codes for MRIHAVSFAGAAGAIVFALAASHTAGAQAPNESAATPPAAVAPYPGDHAMDHYKKPSEDQLKKDLTPLEFEVTQHAFTETPFHNAYWDNHAAGIYVDIVSGEPLFSSLDKFDSGTGWPSFTKPLDDKNIKTDTDRSDFMVRTEVRSKHANSHLGHVFDDGPKPTGLRYCMNSAAMRFVPVDSLVAEGYGKYLPMFQKAAEAAKHK; via the coding sequence ATGCGCATACACGCGGTCAGCTTCGCCGGCGCCGCCGGCGCGATCGTCTTCGCCCTTGCCGCCTCACACACGGCCGGCGCGCAGGCGCCTAACGAGTCGGCCGCGACGCCGCCGGCAGCCGTCGCGCCGTATCCGGGAGATCACGCCATGGACCATTACAAGAAGCCGAGCGAGGACCAGCTCAAGAAGGACCTGACGCCGCTCGAGTTCGAGGTGACACAGCACGCGTTCACCGAAACCCCGTTCCACAACGCGTACTGGGACAATCACGCCGCCGGTATCTATGTGGACATCGTGTCCGGCGAGCCGCTCTTCAGCTCCCTCGACAAGTTCGATTCCGGTACCGGCTGGCCGAGCTTCACCAAGCCGCTCGATGACAAGAACATCAAGACCGACACCGACCGGTCGGACTTCATGGTGCGCACCGAAGTGCGCTCGAAGCACGCCAACTCCCACTTGGGCCACGTCTTCGACGACGGGCCGAAGCCGACCGGGCTGCGCTACTGCATGAATTCGGCGGCCATGCGCTTCGTGCCGGTCGATTCGCTCGTCGCGGAAGGCTACGGCAAGTATCTGCCGATGTTCCAGAAGGCAGCCGAAGCCGCGAAGCACAAATAA
- a CDS encoding DUF2277 domain-containing protein → MCRNIKTLANFAPPATEDEVRASALQFVRKLSGSTHPSRANEEAFHRAVEEVTASARRLIDSLEARTPPRNREEEARKAKERSRRRFAS, encoded by the coding sequence ATGTGCCGAAACATCAAGACGTTGGCCAACTTTGCGCCGCCGGCCACTGAAGACGAGGTTCGTGCGTCGGCGCTGCAGTTCGTGCGCAAGTTGAGCGGCAGCACCCATCCCTCGCGTGCTAACGAGGAAGCGTTCCATCGCGCGGTGGAAGAAGTAACGGCGTCGGCGCGGCGACTCATCGATTCGCTCGAGGCGCGGACGCCGCCCAGGAATCGCGAAGAGGAAGCGCGGAAAGCGAAGGAGCGGTCGCGGCGGCGCTTCGCGTCGTAA
- a CDS encoding VOC family protein codes for MKRVTGIGGVFFKAKDAPALQAWYKTHLGIDVQAWGGASFEWADSDGKPIGGTTAWLVAPADSNQFAPGSASFMVNYRVADLHALIAALRAEGCNVLDKIDDSEYGIFGWVIDPEGNKVELWQPPAGQ; via the coding sequence ATGAAGCGCGTCACCGGCATCGGGGGCGTCTTTTTCAAGGCCAAGGACGCACCTGCGCTGCAGGCGTGGTACAAGACGCATCTGGGCATCGATGTCCAGGCGTGGGGCGGGGCGTCATTCGAGTGGGCCGACTCGGATGGCAAGCCGATCGGCGGGACGACGGCGTGGTTGGTCGCTCCGGCGGACAGCAACCAGTTCGCTCCCGGCAGCGCCTCGTTCATGGTGAACTACCGCGTCGCAGACCTGCACGCGCTGATCGCGGCGCTCAGAGCCGAGGGCTGCAACGTCCTCGACAAGATCGACGACTCGGAGTACGGCATCTTCGGCTGGGTCATCGATCCCGAGGGAAACAAAGTCGAATTGTGGCAACCGCCTGCCGGTCAGTGA
- a CDS encoding SgcJ/EcaC family oxidoreductase, protein MTEFHRPEDAPAAFQSAWNAHDVTAFGALFHHDATFLNRFAHYVRGVDAIVALHEPIHATIYRDSTLENELIDVAPIGEHAAVVHFWSRLHLGPAHPAGAHDIDTLILAVITRRNGAWRIQALENVTLANPRTGEAVLRS, encoded by the coding sequence GTGACGGAGTTCCATCGTCCCGAGGATGCGCCGGCGGCGTTTCAGTCCGCATGGAATGCGCACGACGTGACCGCATTCGGCGCTCTCTTCCATCACGATGCGACATTCCTGAACCGGTTCGCCCACTATGTGCGGGGCGTCGACGCGATTGTCGCCTTGCACGAGCCGATCCATGCGACGATCTATCGGGATTCGACGCTGGAGAACGAGCTGATCGACGTCGCGCCGATAGGTGAGCACGCGGCAGTTGTTCACTTCTGGTCGCGCCTCCATCTCGGGCCTGCCCACCCTGCGGGCGCGCACGACATCGATACGTTGATTCTCGCGGTGATCACGCGACGGAACGGCGCCTGGCGCATCCAGGCGCTCGAAAACGTCACGTTGGCAAACCCGCGAACGGGCGAAGCCGTCCTTCGCAGTTAG
- a CDS encoding peptide MFS transporter, with translation MTTTSRESGASPFTDALPGDSGYGGTSHGFFGHPRGLSTLFFTEMWERFSYYGMRAFLILYMVHALGFNDKHAGSVYGTYTASAWAAAIVGGIIADRWLGQYRSVLYGGIIIALGHFTLAFHALSFFYAGLALIVIGTGLLKPNVSGIVGSLYEPNDARRDAGFSIFYMGINLGAFIGPLIAGYLAQKVDWHLGFACAGIGMTFGVVQYILGRDRLKPAVERLERQRRESHAAARERKQMDVDARPTEATFWGFTKVEWKRLAAMGVFFVFAAVFWGAYEQAGSTLNLFGDRYSNTTILGFTFPSSWFVSVQAMFVIILAPAFAWLWIKLGRLEPSTPTKFAIGLLFTGCSFLLLMIPARHLQASPGIRVSPFWLIGCYFIQELGELSLSPVGLSVFTKLSPVKIVGLMLGVWFLADSVGNKIAGYAAGFISSAPLPDLFGTVAAVCLIASFVAFLMIKPVKSLMGGIH, from the coding sequence ATGACGACAACGAGCCGCGAGAGCGGAGCCTCGCCGTTTACCGATGCGCTGCCGGGCGACTCCGGCTACGGCGGCACGAGCCACGGGTTCTTCGGGCATCCGCGTGGTTTGTCGACGCTGTTCTTCACGGAGATGTGGGAGCGCTTCAGCTACTACGGGATGCGCGCGTTTTTAATCCTGTACATGGTGCACGCGCTCGGCTTCAACGACAAGCACGCAGGCTCGGTGTACGGCACCTACACGGCCAGCGCGTGGGCGGCGGCGATTGTCGGCGGCATCATCGCAGACCGATGGCTCGGACAATATCGAAGTGTGCTCTATGGTGGAATCATCATCGCGCTCGGTCACTTCACGCTGGCGTTTCACGCGCTTTCGTTCTTCTACGCCGGGCTGGCGCTCATTGTCATCGGTACGGGGTTGCTCAAGCCCAACGTGAGCGGAATCGTTGGCTCGCTGTACGAGCCCAACGACGCACGCCGCGATGCCGGCTTCTCAATTTTCTACATGGGCATCAACCTCGGCGCGTTCATCGGACCGCTGATCGCCGGGTATCTGGCGCAGAAAGTCGACTGGCATCTCGGCTTCGCCTGCGCGGGGATCGGGATGACGTTCGGCGTCGTGCAATACATTCTCGGACGCGATCGGCTCAAGCCCGCCGTGGAACGACTCGAGCGCCAGCGCCGCGAGTCGCATGCGGCCGCGCGCGAGCGAAAGCAGATGGACGTCGACGCGCGCCCAACGGAGGCGACGTTCTGGGGATTCACGAAAGTCGAATGGAAGCGCCTCGCCGCGATGGGTGTGTTCTTCGTGTTCGCGGCCGTGTTCTGGGGCGCGTACGAGCAGGCCGGCTCGACGCTGAACCTGTTCGGCGATCGGTACAGCAACACGACGATTCTCGGATTCACGTTCCCGTCGAGCTGGTTCGTGTCGGTGCAGGCCATGTTCGTGATCATTCTGGCGCCGGCATTCGCGTGGCTCTGGATCAAGCTCGGGCGGCTCGAGCCCTCGACGCCGACGAAATTCGCCATCGGCCTGCTTTTTACCGGATGCTCGTTTCTGCTGCTCATGATTCCGGCGCGCCACCTGCAGGCATCGCCGGGCATCCGCGTGAGTCCGTTCTGGCTGATCGGGTGCTACTTCATCCAGGAGTTAGGCGAGCTGTCGTTGTCGCCGGTGGGGCTCTCGGTGTTCACGAAGTTGTCGCCGGTCAAGATTGTCGGGCTCATGCTCGGCGTGTGGTTCCTTGCAGATTCTGTAGGAAACAAGATCGCCGGGTACGCAGCCGGATTCATCTCCTCGGCGCCGCTCCCGGACCTCTTCGGCACCGTGGCGGCGGTGTGCCTCATCGCATCGTTCGTGGCGTTCCTGATGATCAAGCCCGTCAAGTCGCTCATGGGCGGCATACACTAA
- a CDS encoding GNAT family N-acetyltransferase — MITIPTLTTDRLILRAFEQRDLEQYAPIVGDPEVTKHLGDGHALSREEAWRQMAVILGHWMLFGYGLWAVEERATGALIGRIGCQQPEGWPGFEIAYTLGRSYWARGYAREGAAAALAFAREVLGRTSIISVIRPGNAGSIRVAQSLGATLDGEMEFFGGPALIYRY, encoded by the coding sequence ATGATCACGATTCCCACGCTCACGACCGACCGTCTCATTCTGCGTGCGTTCGAGCAACGGGACCTCGAGCAGTATGCGCCGATCGTCGGCGATCCCGAGGTGACGAAGCACCTCGGCGACGGACACGCCTTGTCGCGCGAGGAAGCGTGGCGGCAGATGGCGGTCATCCTCGGTCATTGGATGCTGTTCGGCTATGGGCTGTGGGCGGTCGAGGAGCGAGCGACCGGTGCGCTCATCGGCCGCATCGGCTGCCAGCAGCCCGAAGGCTGGCCGGGCTTCGAGATCGCGTACACGCTCGGCAGATCATATTGGGCACGCGGCTACGCGCGGGAAGGCGCCGCTGCGGCGCTCGCGTTCGCGCGCGAGGTTCTGGGGCGCACGAGCATCATCAGCGTGATCCGGCCGGGAAACGCGGGTTCGATTCGCGTCGCGCAATCCCTCGGCGCCACGTTAGACGGCGAGATGGAATTCTTCGGCGGACCGGCGCTGATCTATCGGTATTGA
- a CDS encoding aminopeptidase P N-terminal domain-containing protein, with translation MMRFVQRRALALAVALPAGVPVSAQITQHEYAARRDALAARLDSGIVIAFGARTPVTDFGPFYQLASFRYLTGFQQPDAAFVMVIRDGRQTTTLFTTPVSAHLAFYYGFRPDSATIAREDGLTARPLAALRSVTDSLAATGLPVYAIRDVADDDFAAQDSLTRGQQFMKSFAAAHSSLAVKDAEPIVDQLRARKSPAEMALLRKAAAISAAGHRAMMQSPEPHHEYDWQAVAEYTFKRLGGDRPAYGSIVGAGLNSTQLHYMQDTSVARPGDVVVIDAATQYEGYAADITRTLPVSGVFTAAQRTIYQLVRDAQAAAERVAKPGASAQAAQDSSVAVRARGLAMLGLIDSVNAQLDPPGGADCAKVPRACSQAGIWMIHGISHGLGLAVHDPAQFYYGDGTYRVGDAFTLEPGIYITTRTLDALPDTPRNRAFIARVRPAVERYQNIGVRIEDDYLMTATGPERISSGVPREIAEVEALMKKRLAAATLDP, from the coding sequence ATGATGCGTTTCGTCCAACGTCGTGCCTTAGCGCTCGCGGTGGCGTTGCCGGCCGGCGTCCCCGTTTCCGCGCAGATCACGCAACACGAGTACGCTGCGCGGCGCGATGCGCTCGCGGCGCGTCTCGACAGCGGCATCGTCATCGCCTTCGGCGCACGCACGCCGGTCACGGATTTCGGGCCGTTTTATCAGCTTGCATCCTTCCGCTACCTGACGGGGTTCCAGCAGCCGGATGCGGCGTTCGTGATGGTGATCCGGGACGGACGGCAAACGACCACGCTCTTCACGACGCCCGTGAGCGCGCACTTGGCGTTCTACTATGGGTTTCGGCCCGATTCGGCGACGATCGCGCGCGAGGATGGCCTAACGGCGAGGCCGCTCGCGGCGCTCCGATCGGTGACGGATTCGCTCGCCGCGACCGGACTCCCCGTGTACGCGATCCGCGACGTTGCCGACGACGATTTCGCCGCCCAGGACAGCCTCACGCGCGGGCAGCAGTTCATGAAGTCGTTCGCCGCCGCGCATTCGTCGCTGGCGGTGAAGGATGCGGAGCCGATCGTCGACCAGCTCCGCGCGCGCAAGTCGCCGGCGGAGATGGCGCTGCTGCGTAAGGCGGCGGCGATCAGCGCGGCGGGCCATCGCGCGATGATGCAGTCGCCGGAGCCGCACCACGAATACGACTGGCAGGCCGTCGCCGAGTACACGTTCAAGCGGTTAGGCGGCGACCGCCCTGCGTACGGGTCCATCGTCGGGGCGGGGCTCAACAGCACACAGTTGCACTACATGCAGGACACGTCGGTCGCTCGGCCCGGCGACGTCGTGGTGATCGATGCCGCCACGCAGTACGAGGGATATGCGGCGGACATCACGCGCACGCTGCCGGTGAGCGGTGTGTTCACGGCGGCGCAGCGCACCATCTATCAGCTGGTACGCGATGCGCAGGCGGCAGCCGAGCGCGTGGCGAAGCCGGGTGCGAGCGCGCAAGCGGCGCAGGATTCGTCGGTTGCGGTGCGCGCGCGGGGGCTCGCCATGCTCGGCCTCATCGACAGCGTGAATGCGCAGCTGGATCCGCCGGGAGGCGCCGACTGTGCGAAGGTGCCGCGCGCGTGCTCACAGGCCGGCATCTGGATGATTCACGGCATCAGCCACGGACTCGGCCTCGCGGTGCACGACCCGGCGCAATTCTACTACGGCGACGGGACCTACCGCGTGGGCGACGCGTTCACGCTCGAACCCGGCATCTACATCACGACGCGCACACTCGACGCGCTGCCCGACACGCCGCGCAACCGCGCGTTCATCGCGCGCGTTAGGCCGGCGGTGGAACGCTATCAGAACATCGGCGTGCGTATCGAAGACGACTACCTCATGACGGCGACCGGGCCCGAGCGCATCTCGAGCGGCGTGCCTCGCGAGATCGCCGAGGTCGAAGCCCTGATGAAGAAGCGGCTGGCCGCGGCAACGCTCGATCCCTAA
- a CDS encoding CerR family C-terminal domain-containing protein, which produces MRTRTAPPRARRPDAATRDRLLAEATRLFAQRGFHAVSVRDIARAARANVAAVNYHFDGKLGLYRAVVRAAVEAMRAGDDAFLTAARDASPEEQLRTYVMGYLPRIASSDDRTAWIHDLMRHEMSEPTPLAPWIAAHGILPRIEYLAGVVVQLLDCKPNDRRVARCVISVQAQCLFYRPDRFRAAAFKGWPLSDAELAAVAAHIVEFSLAGIERIAKQR; this is translated from the coding sequence GTGAGGACGCGCACTGCGCCGCCTCGCGCACGCCGGCCGGATGCGGCGACGCGGGACCGGCTGCTGGCGGAGGCCACGCGTCTTTTCGCCCAACGCGGCTTCCATGCGGTGAGCGTGCGCGACATCGCGCGCGCCGCGCGCGCGAACGTGGCCGCGGTGAACTACCATTTCGACGGCAAGCTCGGCCTCTATCGCGCCGTCGTGCGCGCTGCCGTTGAAGCGATGCGCGCCGGGGACGACGCGTTCCTCACCGCGGCGCGCGACGCCTCGCCCGAGGAGCAGTTGCGGACGTACGTCATGGGCTACCTGCCTCGCATCGCGTCGAGCGACGATCGCACCGCGTGGATTCACGATCTCATGCGGCACGAAATGTCGGAGCCCACACCGCTCGCTCCGTGGATCGCGGCGCACGGGATTTTGCCGCGGATCGAATATCTGGCGGGCGTGGTGGTGCAGCTGCTCGACTGCAAGCCTAACGACAGGCGCGTGGCTCGCTGCGTGATCAGCGTGCAGGCCCAGTGCCTGTTCTATCGGCCTGATCGGTTCCGGGCAGCGGCGTTCAAGGGCTGGCCGCTCTCCGATGCGGAGCTCGCCGCGGTGGCGGCGCACATCGTCGAGTTTTCGCTCGCCGGGATCGAGCGGATCGCCAAGCAACGTTAG
- a CDS encoding ABC transporter permease — MQRTWAIIERDLRRFRRSPALIIMSLLMPVVQLVVLGYAFGGNVKHLKVALVDEDGGVPAVRLHALTNAVAENAQTFETIPYSDRGQALAALRNGRVNGVLTIPPGFSRRVLSRDDPRVALIEDNTDNFVTAALSGTFTSLLGAYNRPPATSDRVSQDPTLETVELYPYVPYIQYLLPGSIVMSIFMMVMIGGGIIYIDDKARGLHEGYLVTPITRLELIFGFNIAGAIKAIIAGSVLMTIGSLIAGIPDPFAPVRLIRLFIVIAVASVALVSMMFLLMVRMNDPLLPRALFGVLNTLLWFPSGAIYPQQAFPKWMRVLATVDPFTYAVHALKSLLLKNTGFSAIWFDLVYLAVFSVLTMIAATLLFKRTLS; from the coding sequence ATGCAGCGGACCTGGGCCATCATCGAGCGCGACCTGCGCCGCTTCCGCCGCAGCCCGGCGCTCATCATCATGTCGCTGCTGATGCCCGTGGTGCAGCTCGTCGTGCTGGGCTACGCGTTCGGCGGCAACGTCAAACACCTCAAAGTCGCCCTGGTGGACGAAGACGGCGGCGTGCCGGCCGTGCGGCTCCACGCGCTGACCAACGCCGTTGCCGAAAACGCACAGACGTTCGAGACCATCCCGTACAGCGACCGCGGACAGGCGCTCGCCGCCCTCCGCAACGGCCGCGTGAACGGGGTGCTCACCATTCCGCCTGGATTCTCGCGGCGCGTGTTGTCGCGCGACGACCCGCGTGTCGCGTTGATCGAGGACAATACCGATAACTTCGTTACGGCCGCGCTGTCCGGCACGTTCACCAGTCTGTTAGGCGCGTACAATCGGCCACCGGCGACATCGGATCGCGTCTCACAGGATCCGACGCTCGAGACCGTCGAGCTCTACCCGTACGTGCCGTACATCCAGTACCTCCTGCCGGGCTCGATCGTGATGTCGATCTTCATGATGGTGATGATCGGCGGCGGGATCATTTACATCGATGACAAGGCGCGCGGGCTGCACGAGGGCTATCTCGTCACGCCCATCACCCGGCTCGAGCTCATCTTCGGGTTCAACATTGCGGGCGCGATCAAGGCGATCATCGCCGGTTCGGTGCTCATGACCATCGGCTCGCTCATCGCCGGCATTCCCGATCCGTTCGCGCCCGTGCGCCTGATCCGCCTTTTCATCGTGATCGCCGTCGCCTCGGTGGCGCTCGTGAGCATGATGTTCCTGCTCATGGTGCGCATGAACGATCCGCTGCTGCCGCGCGCGCTGTTCGGCGTGCTGAACACGCTGCTCTGGTTCCCGAGCGGCGCGATCTATCCGCAGCAGGCCTTTCCGAAATGGATGCGCGTTCTCGCCACGGTGGATCCGTTCACCTACGCGGTACACGCGCTCAAGAGTTTGCTGCTCAAGAACACCGGCTTCTCGGCGATCTGGTTCGACCTGGTGTATCTCGCGGTGTTCTCGGTGCTGACGATGATTGCGGCCACCCTGCTGTTCAAGCGGACGCTGTCGTGA
- a CDS encoding ATP-binding cassette domain-containing protein: MTIAIAVRDIVKRFGDFTAVDGISFAVEDGETFGLLGPNGAGKSTLIRMLTTLLLPTSGTALVAGYDIVKEADSVRRAIGVIPQALTSDLDLTAQENLLIFAKLYGVPRERRKALIADLLAAVELSQWADKPVKNLSGGMRRRVEIARGLVHEPRILFLDEPTTGLDPVSRTSVWEMLRAIKADRRLTVLLTTHYMDEADKLCDRIAIVDHGNLMALDSPMKLKAAIPGENTLEASFAGAPADWREQLGALPGVMRVEGEPPVFRLVSTSGPETTNALMSAAARAGVTIGSLSVQSTSLDDVFVHYTGHQLRDALQEPAPTDSRFMMRR; this comes from the coding sequence GTGACGATCGCAATCGCCGTTCGCGACATCGTGAAACGCTTCGGCGACTTCACGGCGGTGGACGGCATCTCGTTCGCCGTCGAAGACGGAGAGACGTTCGGCCTCCTCGGCCCCAACGGTGCCGGGAAGTCGACGCTCATTCGCATGCTCACCACGCTGCTGCTGCCGACCTCGGGCACGGCGCTCGTCGCCGGATACGACATCGTCAAAGAGGCCGATAGCGTGCGCCGCGCGATTGGTGTGATTCCGCAGGCGCTGACGAGCGACCTCGATCTCACCGCCCAAGAAAACCTGTTGATTTTCGCCAAGCTGTACGGCGTGCCGCGCGAGCGCCGCAAGGCGCTCATCGCGGACCTGCTCGCCGCGGTGGAGCTGAGCCAGTGGGCGGACAAGCCGGTGAAGAATCTCTCCGGCGGCATGCGGCGCCGCGTGGAGATTGCGCGCGGCTTGGTGCACGAGCCGCGCATTCTCTTTCTCGATGAGCCGACCACGGGCCTGGACCCTGTGTCGCGCACGTCGGTGTGGGAGATGCTGCGCGCAATCAAGGCCGACCGCCGCCTCACGGTGCTGCTCACGACGCACTACATGGACGAAGCGGACAAGCTGTGCGACCGCATCGCGATCGTGGACCACGGCAACCTTATGGCGCTCGACTCGCCGATGAAGCTCAAAGCCGCGATCCCCGGCGAGAACACGCTCGAGGCGAGCTTCGCCGGCGCGCCGGCCGATTGGCGGGAGCAGTTAGGCGCGCTGCCGGGCGTGATGCGGGTCGAGGGGGAGCCGCCGGTGTTCCGCCTCGTGTCCACGAGCGGGCCGGAGACGACCAACGCGCTCATGTCGGCGGCCGCGCGCGCCGGCGTCACGATCGGCTCGCTGTCGGTGCAAAGCACGTCGTTGGACGACGTGTTCGTGCACTACACGGGCCACCAACTTCGCGACGCCCTCCAGGAACCCGCGCCGACCGACAGCCGCTTCATGATGAGGCGTTAG
- a CDS encoding efflux RND transporter periplasmic adaptor subunit, with product MTRKQLAAGGGAALLAAIVISYFVTRPPTSLVLTGVVTTNDVIVSPQVGGQINKLLVNEGDSVTQDQLLAVLAPGELAADQTYYAQNAQAMASQVNQSASDLKYQETQADQQLRQSEATLAAAIAQATMDSATMVNAKQVYDRYGPLLNAGAVSSQQVDSARTGYTVALSRFEASSRQVEAQRAAVALARAAEDQVAAKRSALTGARRAQAAAQAQTRKADVRLAYTELRAPMAGIVDVRAARAGEYVTAGQPVVTLINPDSLWVRADVEETYIDRVRLGDHLTVRLPSGQERQGTVFFRGVDADFATQRDVSRTKRDIKTFEIRLRVDNHDRALADGMTAYVIFPLAQRHSP from the coding sequence ATGACCCGAAAGCAGCTGGCCGCCGGAGGAGGCGCCGCCCTCCTCGCCGCCATCGTCATCAGCTATTTCGTCACCCGTCCACCCACCTCGCTCGTGCTCACCGGCGTCGTCACCACCAACGACGTCATCGTGAGCCCGCAGGTGGGCGGCCAGATCAACAAACTCCTCGTGAACGAAGGCGACTCGGTCACACAGGACCAGCTCCTGGCCGTGCTCGCACCCGGCGAGCTCGCCGCCGATCAGACCTACTACGCGCAGAACGCGCAGGCGATGGCGTCGCAGGTCAATCAGAGCGCCTCCGATCTCAAATATCAAGAAACGCAGGCCGACCAACAGCTGCGCCAGAGCGAAGCGACGCTCGCCGCGGCGATCGCACAAGCCACCATGGACTCTGCGACCATGGTGAACGCGAAGCAAGTCTACGATCGCTACGGCCCGCTGCTCAACGCCGGCGCCGTGTCGTCACAGCAGGTCGACTCCGCTCGAACGGGATACACCGTCGCGCTCTCGCGGTTCGAGGCGTCGTCCCGGCAGGTGGAAGCGCAGCGTGCCGCCGTGGCGCTGGCTCGCGCCGCCGAGGACCAGGTTGCGGCCAAGCGCAGCGCGCTCACTGGAGCGCGACGGGCGCAGGCCGCGGCCCAGGCACAAACGCGCAAAGCCGACGTGCGCCTCGCCTACACCGAGCTGCGCGCGCCGATGGCCGGAATCGTCGATGTCCGCGCCGCGCGCGCCGGCGAATACGTCACCGCCGGCCAGCCGGTGGTCACGCTCATCAATCCGGACAGCCTGTGGGTGCGCGCCGACGTCGAAGAGACGTACATCGACCGCGTCCGGTTAGGCGATCACCTTACTGTCCGGCTTCCGTCAGGCCAGGAGCGCCAGGGCACGGTGTTCTTCCGCGGCGTGGACGCCGATTTTGCCACGCAGCGGGATGTGAGCCGCACCAAGCGGGACATCAAGACGTTCGAAATCCGGCTGCGCGTCGACAACCATGACCGCGCCCTCGCCGACGGCATGACGGCCTACGTCATCTTCCCGCTCGCCCAACGGCATTCGCCGTGA
- a CDS encoding HD domain-containing protein, producing the protein MRDLGRRRRGFLTAVVLLAAGAVLAAARPASRPAAAVRRAAADTTEAPWRAKVRAFAEAHLQHTAWGPAHGRRDYEMTLALARAEGLTVDDDALYAAAYLHDMGGIPPYAVPGVDHGDRSIQLVDSILRDAGFPMQKSALVKEIIDHHQYYRPPDTLRVAVLFRDADILDFMGAIDVARIISLTTREKFTPDLAHAVAVIKQQMTEMPKLLQSDAAKREGEKRAREMQQYLDALSAESDSLTVL; encoded by the coding sequence ATGCGTGACCTTGGCAGGCGTCGTCGCGGTTTCCTCACGGCAGTCGTCCTGCTCGCGGCCGGGGCGGTCCTGGCGGCCGCTCGACCGGCGTCCCGGCCTGCCGCCGCCGTTAGGCGGGCAGCGGCCGACACGACGGAGGCGCCGTGGCGCGCCAAAGTGCGCGCCTTTGCCGAGGCGCACCTGCAGCACACGGCGTGGGGGCCGGCGCACGGCCGCCGCGACTACGAGATGACCCTCGCGCTCGCCAGGGCCGAGGGCCTAACGGTGGATGACGACGCCCTCTACGCCGCTGCGTACCTGCACGACATGGGCGGTATCCCGCCGTATGCCGTGCCCGGCGTCGACCATGGCGACCGCTCGATCCAGCTCGTTGACAGCATCCTGCGCGATGCGGGTTTCCCGATGCAGAAGTCGGCGCTGGTGAAGGAGATCATCGATCACCATCAGTATTACCGTCCGCCCGACACGCTCCGGGTGGCGGTGCTGTTTCGCGATGCGGACATCCTCGACTTCATGGGCGCGATCGACGTGGCGCGCATCATCTCGCTCACCACACGCGAGAAGTTCACGCCGGACCTGGCGCATGCGGTGGCGGTCATCAAGCAGCAGATGACGGAGATGCCCAAGCTGCTCCAGAGCGACGCGGCCAAGCGTGAAGGCGAGAAGCGCGCGCGCGAGATGCAGCAGTATCTCGATGCGCTGTCGGCCGAGTCAGACTCGCTCACCGTGCTCTAG